In Erigeron canadensis isolate Cc75 chromosome 8, C_canadensis_v1, whole genome shotgun sequence, the DNA window CTAGATATAATAATAACGTGGACCCCAATACGATAGTCCTCAGATGTCTGGCGCTAATTATACGTCCAAAGTTCAAAAGATGGCTTCTAAAATGCCATATACGCTTCCAATACTTACTGTTGGTtccctgaaaagcatgaaatttgagAGGATCAACTATCGAAATAGTTAGTGAGTTTACAGTGTGTTTGACTAAAAGATCAGTCGTCATTGGGAGCACCCAATGACATGTAGTTATTTAAGATAAGACAGTCCAAACCGAAGTCCGACCATAATATGTAGACAAGATAGTCCAGACCGAAGCCCGACCATAATATAAAGCCAAGACAGTCCAAATCGAAGTCCGACCATAATATAATGACAGTCAGATATGAAAGCTGACGAGACTACTATTAAGATCTCATAATAGTAAAACTACATAAGGGGGATCATTTTAGTTCGTCAAACACAAGGAACAGTTCAGTCAGCCGACAACATGGCAAGTCAAGACATATTGATCAATTTTCATAAGACATGTATACACATTTTCAGACAGCCGTCAACATGGCAAGACATAAGACAAATGATTTCATTTACCAAATCTCATGGCATAGACAAagacaaatcatttataaagtaGTCGTGTATACAGTACATGTTTTTCAAGCCcaaagtaaaaatgaaaaaggacGTCATAAACTCACCTTAGCGATCAAAGAGCTAAAAGTATGAGTAGTCCGAGAAAATGAGCAGTCTAGTCTCCACGTCTATCCAAAACCTAGGATATGAGCACCAATGGTGAGGATCAAATCTCACGACGACAAGTATCCTACTTAGCTATAGACCCTAGAATGCCACGACCAAGAATGTGATTTaatgttcaatatatatttgactcAAGTTACTAACGTCATTGACATTGTCATTACAAAATGTCCATAATATACACCTTACAAGTTAATTATATCATAACTCAAGTTCATCTTTTGTCACTAAATTTGGAtggaaaatcaaagtgtttaaatgtgggttttaacaagtttgatactctttttatgatgatataagactagtaaataagttttggatcattagaAGTCGACTGCTAACCAAACGGAAAAGTTCCAAAAATTCAAGGAGGAGGACGGCCTTTGCTGATGAGGGCGGCTCTTGTCAAAGGCCATGCTCCCAACAAGGGCCGTGCTTTGGCACAAAGGTCGTGCTCTTGCTGTTCGTGAAAACGGGTTTTAAGTGCAGTTTTTGACCATTTTCCGTAACCAAATCGTTTTTAACTCAATTCCTTTCATTATAACAAGTATAAACATGTTCAATAGACCTGGGAACAACCCATATCGCTAACCATTTCACCCATTCAACCAATTTGATTTCAAGACCCatttcaaatcaaatttctATTTATCATCAAAATCCtaaatttacatttaatttaaagGCTTCTAATTCcattaacaaaactaaaacaaacCCTTGAATTAATTTAGACAAGTCAAAGTTTAAGAAAAGTTTACTTACCAATTTGTgttcttgaaaaatttgaagaaaagatgaagatgatgatgccAAAACcttaattattattgaaaaatgattATTTCCCTTAAATCCCCTTTGATTTCTCCTTGCCGAAATGATCTAGAGCATAAAGTGTTTTATGTTGTGTGttattgtaacatcctaaattattaagccaatgaaaattaacctctattataaatttaacattaaaatagttttctagtattttatttttgaatacgggattgttttagttggaactttagcggatagcgggtaaaatacccacaaaaactCATTTGGGTCGTGGCACTTAGAAAAGTTGCCAaacacttcttttttttttgttgaatcacAATTCTACCACCAACCCTTTTcattattcatcttttcttcattCCATCTTTACCTTAATTCTAATTCTAcaagtaattcaagaaattcttcaaagcttgatcataataataatctttcatCATCTAAGAAATTGAAATGTGAGGGTTAAGTGTAGTGATGGGGCTGAAAttaggaagaagaaagaagaagacaaTTATGATTTCATtctaaattccaattcctaatCTTGAAGGTAATGAATTTTCATTTAACCTAATTCTTGATTTCCTTtagaaaattagggttcttgctATTAAATTGAATTGGGAAATTTGGGAGTTTTcataaaaatgagttaatttatataatacaagttagggttctttaatttaaccaatttaggggtttttagttgggttgcatgatagattttgttgaaTGTTAGTAAGAACAAAGTTGGACAGATTCTGTCCCTGAGTTTGAAACGAGTTAAACACCCCCATGACAGAATTTTCACTTGTCGagttctaaaaagaaaatgtaggttattgtgttaagtaaattttgccactggaatgggttaaaaatacgaagtagaactctagatatgaatttttgaattcagAGGCACAATGCTgatttttcagcaaaactgattcTATGTCTGtcattaaaacgggtaaaacacattcttgcaagttaattcatatcttggtcactgaatataaaatgtacctaaatgttttaagaagaagtggccactggaatgaggtcaatATAGGGtttagaactcaagttatggtcatttgaagtcagtgaggtcaaaattgttttgttaatgaaaacagcagcagtgttggtttttaaaacgaccagaagtcatctttgaaagacaattcacatgttggtcactaaagataaaatgtagaTATATGTGTCTTATAAATTTGGACActggaatcaagtaaaaagagtaagtagaacttgagttacgCTTGTTTGAAGGCAGCTTGGTCAAATATGAAAATGGTATTTTTTGTATGAAAGTGAGTTTGGccatatgaaaatatataagagatacatgttatgtgaactaacccaagattaatataagattgtaaatgatgggtttGGTGCTAAGATACTATCGAATGTGGCTAAGCGACCTTGTATGTGATTGATGACATTCTATTTATTTGTGAATCCTTGCTAGGTTGATGCATACGTATTGTGTACTTGCGGTCttgttgatttatgattttagttgtcgcggaggaggtgagttttcttgcatacttttatatatgccttgggtcaattaccattcatgttgagtgagtccatggtggtaattgatttggcgttaagtcccatgtttatggttgagtttgattacaggcctaattggtggccataggctcatgtggagcatttgttattgatatatttgattgtgatggtaatcatttgcttatatggatccatgtaatgcctagcccaagggtgagtattatggatatgacacgacAGTCTCACagtccatatgcaacagtcccttgagtattgccctccttcgtatgtataaacgtatgtaagattattcactaagctttgcttactttttagttgtttaccctttttataggttatCCCGGATGTGGAAGAAAGTTAAGTAAtctaaagattgaagttaaagtTGCTTAATGGATATGCTTGCTTTAGCTAAATGCGGATAATGGTATTGGTATTAGGACCCTTAATGACCCCCTTTGAACTATCGGCTTATTGTACccttgttatgtctttttggaaaatatatatatatatatatatatatattatgatgtCTAGCGTAGACCCGAGTTTTTGGGTATTTTTCAATGGATCGTTTTGTAGTAGTGATGTATGGATCATGATTAAATGTCTTTTGGTAAAATtcataatccgtaacaggtgtggatgatgattttacgaatgggtcatgccgaaatttctaattttatagTTTGACTTTGGTTATTTGGCAAAATGGGTAGATGACACATTTGGTTGTAAAATGAATGCTTGGTCAAACGgatacttttgttatgcttatTTCCGAGTCTAAAACTTATTTGAAATTAGAAATGTTGTATTATGAAGTTTGGTTTTGGGTTGGAAATTGTAAGTTGATCGAGagtcaaaaataaattttggtgttgttgttgtacaGGACTccaactgcggcgcagtgggaataTACGGTCCGGGTGATGCTTTGTTTCCACTGGGCGCAGTAGGGAATGCACCCTCCCACTTCGGCGCAGTGGGATatctctcaaaaaaaaaattactttctaTTAACCGAGTTTGGTGTTGTTTcagttatgtgtgtgtgtttgtgtcgaggcaaagaaagaaagagggaAGGGGTGTTTGGTGTTCTAATTCCCACCACAAACAAAGGGGCCGGCCTATGTGGCTCCTTTTTAGGATATTTTGTACCCTTAATTTGGTAAAATGCTTACGATTAAATACCGTTTGACTAAAAGgttataatttaaagtaaaGGTATTTTCCCTCTCTCATTTTAGTTAAGACGAGTCAATAAAATTTAGTCAAAGTAAACTTTAGAAATATTAAGTTTAGATAGTCTATTTACTGTGTTCAATACAtaacatttaaatatttatttaaagttattttcaaGACTCGGCAGTTCTCTAAGTAGCTAATAGTCTACGTCATCAGGATACGTCTAACTAAACTATATCAAATGTTCAATTATCTATTAATTTCCACGTCATAATCTCTAAATTAGACGAATTATAATGATGATTGAGATTAAGACTAACCCGCCGTTAATAAATTACGAGTTGTCACAGTGTGAAAGCCTTATTTTTACACTTTCATAAGTCAACGTACGTTTAAATTTGTACGAACTTGTAAATAACTAATTAGTTGTAAAATAACGGGGCCAAAAAAATAGTAGTTCATGAtcaatatgtttttaattttttcttttttcaagtGTCAAATAAGAAACGTTGGATATTTCGTACGCGACGCCCCAATGGCAAAAAGTACGTACGTATTGACAAACTCATATGCACGAAGCTCCTAGGTCACTTCATGTTCCGAGGAAAACCCCGAAGGCACATTAGTGGTAAAATTCGGACGCCTTGGGATCAAACCGGTGACAAAAATCACGCCGGTCTTCCTTCATTGTTAAATTGAAAGTACAAATAATGCTAACCAAAAAACTTGAACTTTTGGTTACTTTTATATAAGACTAAGAGTTAATATAACTGTTTTAACTTAAtgagttaataaaaaaaaatgtctcgATGAAAATGCTTTTGACAAATGCTTTAATCATTCTTATTGTTTGACAAATACCTAACCAAATGCTTAAACAAAAACCTGACATCCTTAACCATTAACCAAATGCTTTTGACAAGTACGCTTAAATCTAAGAAGATTGATTAATCATCCTAAATTTTTCCCTAACAATCATCCTAATAATATGGAAATGACATTTGTCCATACTATACATTACATACAACTTACTTAAGTCGACGAAAACTATCAATAAATACGGTTGGTATATTATCACATCTATTTATGAAAGTTTTTGAATCCTAGCCAATTGCAGCTTctttatttattgtatttttttttaaaggtgaatttcgattgaaactttgtgtcgcaattcgacagcgagaggtctaatATActttgtcttaaccgggtccgcgctagagagcttcatcgaagtagaaatgcctatttcaaatacccaacggggaaaaaccccctactaatccgcccgaaggcataacaattaataggggtaaactccGTTtcttcagacttgaacctgaatATACCCAAGACAAGCCTTCATAGAAGGACTACTTATATCTCAACGTTGGTGAATTGGAGATTCAAACCTGAGACTATAGGTAACAAGGGAACTCCAAATCAGTTGATTTTATTGTATTTggttttggatttaaaattAGATTTGAACAAAATGTTCCATAGGTTAACGAAAAAGGTTTCGCTAGATATAGATAAGTTTTTTACGAAAttgaaaatatatgaaaaagcaCACAAAAACAGAATATGctgttaagtaaaaaaaaaaaagttaaagttCAAATATCCATGAATGACGATAGATAGGATATGAAGAAAATGTTGTCCGTTAGAAACTATCAATCGATCAGCCGACAtctatttagttattttattttctttatacaaCAAACTTCTATCGACATCTATTGATTTAATAACAGTAAACTTCATCGACATCAtatctatttctattttatttttttaaaatagatatTAACAAATACATTTTCTATTCGCCGCGTGTCCCTCTCATCTATTTATGATCTTTCTCAGTTTCTCTTATATATATGGCATCAAATtgctcatcaaattcatcaaaacaTAATACCatatcaacaacaaaatcaaatacaagttCTAATCAAACGTTTTTAAGTGTAACTTTTTCTGAATCCATTTtagtaaattataaaaatggcaGAATATGGAGGAGATAAGCAGTATGGTCGCCAGACCGACGAGTATGGCAATCCCATTAAGCAAACTGATGAGTATGGAAACCCAGATCACACCACCACCGGAGGAACCGGTCACCAGGGGTTGGGTAGTAAAATTGGTGAAGCCACTGGGTTAGGAACCGGTGGTCATCATACAACCGGTCATCAAGGGTCGGGTACTGAAACCGAATATGGTCACCAAAGTTTGGGTAGTAAAATAGGTGAAGCCACTGGGCTAGGAACTGGTGGTCATCAACAGACAACCGGTCGCCAGGGATCGGGCACTGGAACCGGGTATGGTTCCACCGGTCATCAGGGATCGGGTACTGAAACCGAGCATGGTACCACAGGTCACCAGGGTTTGGGTAGTAAGACTGGTGAAGCCACTGGGCTAGGATTCGGTGGTCATCATAAAACCGGTCACCAGGGGACCGATAAAGAATATGGTTCCACCGGTCATCAGGGGTTGGGCACCGGAACCGAGTATGGTACAACTGGTCACCAGGGTATGGGTAGTAAAATTGGTGAAGCGACTGGGTTAGGAACCGGTCACCAAGGGTCGGGTACTGAAACCGAGTATGGTAACACAGGCCACCAAACTTTGGGTGAAGCCACTGGGATAACAACCGGTGGGCATCATACAACCGGTCGCCAAGAGTCGGGTGAAGCCACTGGGATAACAAGCGATGGTCATTATACAACCGGTCACCAGGGGTCGGATACTGGAACCGGGTATGGCAACACAGGCCGAAGTTATGATACCACGGGTCATCAAGGCCAAGGTACTGAAACCGAGCATAAAATTAGTACGATGGAGAAGATTAAAGAGAAGCTTCCTGGTGGTCATAAAACCGAGCCGACGACGACCACAACAACTACCGATGGTGGTGTTTATGGGGAAACGCCGCATGAAAAGAAAGGGATAATTGAGAAGATCAAAGACAAGTTGCCAGGACATCATTgatcattgtatatatattattgtctTTGAGGATGCATGTATGATCATACTCCAGTTTAGTTTATACTTACATGCATAATAACGTACAATGAAGACGTACAAAAACAACATAATAAGCAGCTTTGCTTGCTTTGGTTTGCCCATATATGCATGTTCATGGGTATTGCCAAAGCAAGTTTGGAGTTGATTGTTTGGTCGATCTATGATCATGTGTGATTTTGATTTGGGtattctcttttttatttttcctgtTTTTTGTTGTGTAGTTGTGTTTGTGGTTTATGGAATATGATTTTGGATTACCACTTTTGTAATTATGATTTGGGTTTGTAACTTTATATCCATATTCctgtttttcattttatcaaataaatattcGTATTCATTCCACATGCCTTTAAAGATGGGGCAAATTTCATATAGCAGATTTTTTAATCAAGAGGAAAGTAAATCTATTTGAACAAGAAGAATAAGTAAGATTatttcaataatttaaaagatgtaacaaactttatagtaaaaataagtataatatatctttttttatgaaaaaaaaagtaagattatttcaatcttttttgaaaaacataataatatcaaaactaatttaaaagaTGTAACAAACTTTATTATAAAAGTAAGTATAATATATCTTTGTAGATTATAAACTTATGTTTTCAAAAAACTGAATTATATgatacttttaattaaaaatttagttaaataactatGTTAATTTAGGAGTGAATTGAAGAATAGTTAATTACTTTGTATGGTTATGTATTCCTTCTATAAATTCCTAGAGGTAATTTATCAACACATGGGGTGTAATTTGTTGGCCAAGTGGGTACACCAACTCCCtttgaatttataaaaaaaaaaatagaagtttGATgagaacaaaacaaaaaaaaaaactcataggATGTAGAATACTACATACTAATCAAGATGACAAACAAGAGTCTCAAACATGTCATTGAACACTTTTAAcctaattttcaaaatcaatccATTGATGGCTCATTGATAAGGTCTTTGATCTCGAATAAATTCAACCGGGTTCGAATCTCAGTTTCaacatttgtaggagtggattattaagAGGGTTTTCAAGAGTCCTGGTTTCATCTCATGTATGCATGGTTCGAGCACCGCAGGAGGgttttttcgagagtcctgagtTTCATCCCAAGTATACGTGGTTCGAGCATTGTATACTGCCCAACTGAATGTCACTGTGGTGTCATACTGCTAACTACTAGCTCGctgttcaaaaaagaaaaaaaaattgaataaaaagtctttgaagataaaaagaatttaattTTAACTTGACGAGACTAAGAAAAGTATCGACTTACTTTATTTCAACTAAAGAGTTTTTAACTTTGTCGATTGCTATGGTGTTCCACCTCTGTAAATGGATCGTTACATAAAAATAACGtgaaagttaaaaaacaatACTTTACCACTTGTCACTTACCACGTCAAAGGGGGATTGTTAATGTTTGAGATTAAGACTATCCGGAATGGAATTGTCGGGAGTTGGATTATTTTTACCGCGTCATATGGCATCCCGGGTTGCTAAGGGTTGCCTAGGGTAGATTaatgattgattttattttgtttttccttttttatttttatcatttatcattttattattataaaacatttatttctatcaaatttttcaacttttcaactataatacccttagaaAAAATCTCAGCTATTCATTTTCATCTattcttaaatctcaaccactcatttttttttcttctctttcatAAACCATTTTGTTCCaccaattcatttaaaatcttttatatcaaaaaccgtacatcgatatattataaaaattataagggtgttcttaaaatttcatattcttttattagagaggtcatttgatatactttcaacgaattttaaATCCAAAGGCGGAACCCGtacagctaaggcatttggtattacactctatgacatatcctatcacctcttatgacatatcacactca includes these proteins:
- the LOC122610045 gene encoding cold shock protein CS66-like is translated as MAEYGGDKQYGRQTDEYGNPIKQTDEYGNPDHTTTGGTGHQGLGSKIGEATGLGTGGHHTTGHQGSGTETEYGHQSLGSKIGEATGLGTGGHQQTTGRQGSGTGTGYGSTGHQGSGTETEHGTTGHQGLGSKTGEATGLGFGGHHKTGHQGTDKEYGSTGHQGLGTGTEYGTTGHQGMGSKIGEATGLGTGHQGSGTETEYGNTGHQTLGEATGITTGGHHTTGRQESGEATGITSDGHYTTGHQGSDTGTGYGNTGRSYDTTGHQGQGTETEHKISTMEKIKEKLPGGHKTEPTTTTTTTDGGVYGETPHEKKGIIEKIKDKLPGHH